From one Ammospiza caudacuta isolate bAmmCau1 chromosome 8, bAmmCau1.pri, whole genome shotgun sequence genomic stretch:
- the CHPF gene encoding chondroitin sulfate synthase 2 — MRLSLVLSVLRPAGPVAIGVSLGFTLSLLSVTWVEEPCGPPPRPATRPHPDGGPAPPPGPANGNAARRPNAVPAALGADSWEPRVVPYRPPSPGRAAKKAVRTRYISTELGMRQRLLVGVLTSKSTLNTLGVAVNRTLAHRLERLVYFTGTRGRKVPHGMTVVTHSDERPIWNMYQTVRYLLDHYVNDFDWFFLVQDDTYTEAHRISRLVAHLSIDTHLYLGRPEEFIGGDTEGRYCYGGFGYLLSRSLLLLLQQHLESCRNDILSARPDEWLGRCIIDYTDVNCVEEHEGLHYHYFELGKNADPERETDLRFQSAFTVHPVLDPLQMYRLHKYFAQVELERTYQEIQQLQMEIQNASSLSADGDHIATWPIGIPPPFQPKTRFEVLRWDYFTEEQVYACVDGSPKCELHGADLADVADVVATAMEELNRKYQPVLHVRKQQLVNGYRRFDPTRGMEYTLDLQVEVVTQKGHSRSVTKRVHLVRPLSEVEIIPMPYVTEASRINVILPLTAHDRDYAARFLEAYAAAAFESSENAVLTFLFIYDPFEAQQVTQNDIFASVKSQITEYERKYAEVKIPWISVKTDAPSQIKVMDIISKKHPVDTLFFVAGVGTEITIDFLNRCRMNTINNWQVFFPIHFQGYNPAIAYHNQVPPTTLDLLRDMGRFDRDVFHEACFYNADYMAARTRMAGDVQENEDILETLDIYDMFIKYSNLHVFRAVEPALLQRYRHQACNPRLSEDIYHRCVQSSLEGIGSRSQLAMVLFEQEQGNST, encoded by the exons ATGCGGCTGTCGCTGGTGTTGTCGGTGCTGCGGCCCGCCGGGCCCGTCGCCATCGGCGTCTCGCTGGGCTTCACCCTCAGCCTGCTCAGCGTCACTTGGGTGGAGGAGCCCTGcgggccgccgccgcgccccgccaCCCGCCCGCACCCCGACggcggccccgcgccgccccccggccccgccaaCGGCAACGCGGCGCGCAGGCCCAACGCCGTGCCCGCCGCGCTGGGCGCTGACAGCTGGGAGCCCCGCGTCGTGCCCTACCGACCGCCCAGCCCCGGCAGGGCCGCCAAGAAGGCCGTCAG GACCCGGTACATTAGCACCGAGCTGGGGATGCGGCAGCGGCTCTTGGTGGGCGTGCTGACCTCCAAGAGCACACTGAACACGCTGGGGGTGGCTGTCAACCGCACGCTGGCCCACCGCCTGGAGCGCCTGGTGTACTTCACTGGCACGCGGGGCCGCAAGGTGCCCCATGGCATGACGGTGGTGACACACAGCGACGAGCGGCCCATCTGGAACATGTACCAGACCGTCAGGTACCTTCTGGACCACTACGTGAACGATTTCGACTGGTTCTTCCTGGTGCAGGACGATACCTACACGGAGGCGCACCGCATCAGCCGCCTGGTTGCCCACCTCAGCATTGACACCCACCTCTACCTGGGCCGTCCTGAGGAGTTCATTGgcggggacactgagggacgTTATTGCTATGGAGGGTTTGGCTACTTGCTGTCCcgcagcctcctcctgctcctgcagcagcacctggagagcTGCCGCAATGACATCCTCAGTGCCCGGCCTGATGAGTGGCTGGGCCGCTGCATCATTGATTACACAGATGTCAACTGTGTTGAGGAACATGAG ggtcTGCATTACCACTATTTTGAGCTGGGGAAGAACGCAGACCCCGAACGGGAGACCGACCTCCGCTTCCAGAGCGCCTTCACTGTCCACCCTGTGCTGGATCCCCTCCAGATGTACCGGCTGCACAAGTACTTTGCACAGGTGGAGCTCGAGAGAACCTACCAGGagatccagcagctccag ATGGAGATCCAGAACGCCAGCAGCCTGTCTGCGGATGGGGACCACATCGCCACATGGCCCATTGGCATCCCACCCCCATTCCAGCCCAAAACTCGCTTTGAGGTGCTGCGCTGGGACTACTTCACAGAGGAGCAGGTCTATGCCTGTGTGGATGGCTCCCCCAAGTGTGAGCTGCATGGTGCGGATCTGGCGGACGTGGCCGACGTGGTGGCCACGGCCATGGAGGAGCTGAACCGCAAGTACCAGCCGGTGCTCCACGTCCgcaagcagcagctggtgaacGGCTACCGGCGCTTCGACCCCACACGTGGCATGGAGTACACGCTGGACCTTCAGGTGGAGGTGGTCACCCAGAAGGGACACAGCCGCTCCGTCACTAAGCGAGTGCACCTGGTGCGGCCCCTCAGCGAGGTGGAGATCATCCCCATGCCCTATGTGACAGAGGCCAGTCGCATCAATGTCATCCTGCCGCTGACAGCCCACGACCGGGACTACGCCGCCCGCTTTCTCGAGGCTTATGCGGCAGCTGCTTTTGAGAGCAGTGAGAACGCAGTGCTCACCTTCCTCTTCATCTATGACCCCTTTGAGGCCCAGCAGGTCACCCAGAATGACATCTTTGCCTCTGTGAAGTCCCAGATCACCGAGTATGAGCGCAAGTATGCAGAGGTAAAGATCCCCTGGATCAGTGTTAAGACAGACGCACCCTCCCAAATCAAGGTCATGGACATTATCTCCAAGAAGCATCCTGTGGACACACTTTTCTTTGTGGCTGGCGTGGGGACAGAGATCACCATCGACTTCCTTAACCGCTGCCGGATGAACACCATAAACAACTGGCAGGTTTTCTTCCCCATCCACTTCCAGGGCTACAACCCAGCCATTGCTTACCACAACCAGGTGCCACCCACCACACTGGACCTGCTGAGGGACATGGGGCGCTTTGACCGTGACGTCTTCCACGAAGCCTGCTTCTACAACGCTGACTACATGGCCGCACGCACCCGCATGGCGGGGGATGTGCAGGAGAATGAGGACATCCTGGAGACCCTGGACATCTATGACATGTTCATCAAATACTCCAACCTCCACGTCTTCCGGGCTGTggagcctgccctgctgcagcgCTACCGGCACCAGGCCTGCAACCCCCGGCTCAGCGAGGACATCTACCACCGCTGTGTGCAAAGCAGCCTGGAGGGCATAGGCTCTCGCTCCCAGCTGGCCATGGTCCTTtttgagcaggagcaggggaacaGCACCTGA
- the OBSL1 gene encoding LOW QUALITY PROTEIN: obscurin-like protein 1 (The sequence of the model RefSeq protein was modified relative to this genomic sequence to represent the inferred CDS: inserted 1 base in 1 codon) — MAWLSHQSRPFMSEGATVGWPTGKGRVDGEVALDGCTVPGSGRKSQPGSSRGLGPVTAPCQHLPAEPAQMLQECGSATTRYCRNVNARRPAACCDPGELVMEGFGGAPRFLAYPRAFTVQSGTDAVLSCQIMGDPQPSILWEKDKNAIEPSGRFHMESKGDLYSLLVSCATPKDSGLYVCRAKNSVGETYAATMLRVEPAERREEEGCSGSVAPAFLIAPSSLRVCRGEDVMFTCRVSGQPCPVLEWEKDGHKLSELFESSHFAVGQKPEDWHFLKLFSARPQDGGVYVCRARSGSQEALAAAVLLVEPRALPDGLPNGCPPADGAEALVERQRWRRHAAGRRLAAETWVPNGVVPARVPGAKAFAVSAGKHAKFRCYVTGKPKPEIIWQKDGEPLAPGRRHLIYEDREGYFILKVLYCKPQDQGLYMCTASNTAGQTLSAVQLQVKEHQLRFQVQLADVEVAEREDAVLECQVPLETIPTSWYLEDRELQPSHKYVMEEQGVVRRLTIRDARIDDDGIYLCQMKDKGRSIAEVSVRGVIAKRLPRKLDVMEGENAVFCVETRDVVEGSCWSRDGLQLRESPRTVLKSFGRTHLLVLVHVTRQDAGIISFTVGESQTSSQLRVKCVKHDPPSAPVAAEISVVETNTALLTWCPAPDSHLHPASHYLLERREVAGGEWVQCLATDLPSSVRVLGDSVPREADYCFRISAANKHGRSSPVEFPGSVHLAPAARVERGLQDAWVRDGEDAQFSLELSAAVHGSWFLNGARLPEEDTGGRWSVQRHGMEHSLLIQGARLVDSGAQVTFVSGGVRDSAILHVQAPQVHIAPVSEAERLRKVPAGMPVLLECQVSTPDAPVCWLKDGKAVPLDDVMAVQAEGCVRRLLLRSACPSDTGVYTCDTGDDAVSFVVTVTEMPVRIISSNEEAPHTYTAGQCVELWCQLSRPAAPVRWYKDGEEVEVGQSLVLEQEGPRCKLVLPCAQTQDTGEFVCDAGGDSAFYTITVAEEPVRIVSSNEGASHAYMAGQRVELWCQLSRPAAPVHWYKDGEEVEASESLVLEQEGLQCQLVLPCTRPQDTGEFVCDAGGDSVFYTVTVAVLEAEQLWEVLAGRPLVLECQVSPADAPVHWLKDREAVVPMQVLAICSEGHSQMLHIAAAALPDSGXYLCHAGDNAASFGLTVTEVPVRIVSSNKEASHSYMVGQRVELWCQLSRPVSPVRWYKDGKEVEVGERLVLEQEGLQCRLVLPCARIQDTGEFLCNASDASVSYSILVAEPPVRILQPPQRSLELLVQAPGCVELRCELSVPDAPVHWFKDGLEVDETDNLQLLVEGAWRCLFIPTSSAEDAGEYICETKDEAVSFDVKVSEPPVRILQPCRPVPVMTVSPGETVTLCCELSRADTPVCWAKEGVRLEAGGGLVLEEEGVHRRLLIPAAQAEHSGKYTCDTANDTVTFTIQVLNPLIRILEKDVLPTHRRCQAMEDLVLEVQLSHTHGEVKWYKDGEKLQDTGRVRLEEDGVRRSLVILGATGKDAGEYLCDTGDDSIVFFITVEVPRVVEIIMELQNLTVLEGEDATFKCLVSPEDVAVTWQLNGQPVVPSERLLVTRCGLCHSLTLRQCQTGDAGTVTANAEGLVSTARLSVQEAQVLFVRKLQDVVAEEQGDVCLEVEVSHEAAEVQWLKQGILLQPGSKYQLRESGCRRTLTICCLGPADRGTYRCESLHDRTQAKLHVEPRKVSIRTPLTDVETFEKETATFHLELSHPGVTGVWTRDGIRVKPSSTCQISATGCGHSLTLERLTLEDSGTVTFTADTLRCSAHLRVREPPVTMVRVPRDLGVPETGVASFECELSRPNAEVKWFKDGQELRPGPNCRIHSAGRRRILQLSRCELSDAGSYTCDAGDCQASAVLHVQERQVHIVQELQDVQVREGDNAVFTCEVSHGDVKGEWFRDGEKIKLSSTLKIRQEGTRHFLLFCGVRPEDQGLIRFTARTVTSEASLQVEALPIRIVKPLRDKTVLARHKATLECTVSHARGRVRWLRGDTEIFAGDKYEICNLDCYRTLIIHHVGPEDEDSYTCDAFDDRSTARLLVEGS, encoded by the exons ATGGCGTGGCTGAGCCATCAGAGCCGTCCCTTTATGTCCGAAGGAGCTACTGTGGGGTGGCCCACGGGTAAGGGCCGTGTGGATGGAGAGGTGGCTCTGGATGGGTGCACTGTCCCAGGG TCTGGGAGGAAGTCCCAGCCCGGGTCCAGCCGGGGCCTCGGGCCCGTGACAGCCCCGTGTCAGCACCTGCCCGCTGAGCCGGCCCAGATGCTGCAGGAATGCGGCTCTGCCACCACCCGATACTGCAGGAATGTGAATGCCCGGCGG ccagctGCCTGCTGTGACCCTGGGGAGCTGGTgatggaggggtttgggggagccCCCAGGTTCCTGGCCTATCCACGCGCCTTCACGGTCCAAAGCGGCACCGATGCGGTCCTGAGCTGCCAGATTATGGGTGATCCCCAGCCGAGCATCCTCTGGGAAAAGGACAAGAATGCCATCGAGCCCTCGGGCCGTTTCCACATGGAGTCCAAAGGGGACCTGTACAGCCTGCTGGtgtcctgtgccacccccaAGGACAGTGGACTCTACGTCTGCAGGGCCAAGAATAGCGTTGGCGAGACTTACGCTGCCACCATGCTCAGGGTGGAGCCAGCGGAGCGGCGAGAGGAGGAGGGATGCTCAGGCAGCGTCGCGCCTGCCTTCCTCATTGCCCCCTCGTCCCTGCGGGTGTGCCGGGGGGAGGACGTGATGTTCACCTGCAGGGTgtctgggcagccctgccctgtgctggagtGGGAGAAGGATGGGCACAAGCTCTCCGAACTCTTTGAGAGCAGCCACTTTGCAGTGGGGCAGAAACCAGAGGACTGGCACTTCCTGAAGCTGTTCAGTGCCCGGCCCCAGGATGGAGGAGTGTACGTCTGCCGGGCACGCAGCGGCTCCCAGgaggccctggctgctgctgtgctcctggtTGAGCCCCGGGCGCTGCCGGACGGGCTCCCCAATGGCTGCCCCCCGGCCGATGGTGCCGAGGCGCTGGTGGAGCGGCAGCGGTGGCGGCGACATGCAGCGGGACGGCGCCTGGCAGCGGAGACCTGGGTGCCCAATGGAGTAGTGCCAGCCAGGGTGCCAGGGGCCAAGGCATTTGCCGTGAGCGCAGGGAAGCACGCCAAGTTTCGCTGTTACGTTACTGGCAAGCCCAAGCCAGAGATCATCTGGCAGAAAGATGGTGAGCCCCTCGCCCCCGGCCGCAGGCATCTCATCTACGAGGACCGGGAGGGCTATTTCATCCTCAAGGTGCTGTACTGCAAACCTCAGGACCAGGGGCTGTACATGTGCACCGCTTCCAACACTGCTGGCCAGACCCTGAGCgcagtgcagctccaggtgAAAG AGCACCAGCTGCGGTTCCAGGTGCAGCTGGCAGACGTGGAGGTCGCAGAGCGGGAGGACGCAGTGCTGGAGTGCCAGGTGCCCTTGGAGACCATCCCCACCTCCTGGTACctggaggacagggagctgcagcccagccacaAGTACGtgatggaggagcagggggtggTGCGGCGCCTGACCATCCGCGATGCCCGCATCGACGACGACGGCATCTACCTCTGCCAGATGAAGGACAAAGGACGCAGCATCGCCGAGGTCTCTGTCCGAG GGGTGATTGCGAAGCGGCTGCCACGGAAGCTGGATGTGATGGAGGGGGAGAATGCAGTTTTCTGTGTGGAGACACGGGATGTGGTGgagggcagctgctggagccGGGACGGGCTGCAGCTGCGGGAGTCACCCCGTACCGTGCTCAAGAGCTTCGGCAGGACACACCTCCTGGTGCTGGTGCACGTCACCCGCCAGGACGCGGGCATCATCTCCTTCACTGTCGGGGAGTCGCAGACATCCTCTCAGCTCCGAGTCAAGT GTGTGAAGCACGACCCTCCGAGCGCACCTGTGGCAGCTGAGATAAGCGTGGTGGAGACTAACACGGCTCTGCTGACTTGGTGTCCCGCACCCGATTCCCACCTCCACCCCGCCAGCCACTACCTGCTGGAGCGCCGGGAGGTGGCGGGAGGGGAGTGGGTGCAGTGCCTTGCCACCGACCTGCCCAGCAGCGTGCGGGTGCTGGGCGACAGCGTGCCCCGCGAGGCCGACTACTGCTTCCGCATCTCTGCCGCCAACAAGcacggcaggagcagccccgtgGAGTTCCCGGGATCCGTGCATCTTG ccccagcagctcgTGTGGAGAGGGGTCTGCAGGACGCGTGGGTGAGGGATGGCGAGGATGCACAGTTCTCCCTGGAGCTGTCGGCTGCGGTTCATGGGTCCTGGTTCCTCAACGGTGCCAGGCTGCCTGAGGAGGACACGGGCGGCCGATGGAGTGTACAGCGCCATGGGATGGAGCACTCGCTGCTGATCCAAGGAGCACGGCTGGTTGACAGTGGGGCCCAGGTCACCTTTGTGTCTGGTGGTGTGAGGGACTCGGCTATCCTGCATGTGCAAG CCCCACAGGTCCACATCGCCCCAGTGTCTGAGGCTGAACGGCTCCGAAAAGTGCCAGCAGGgatgcctgtgctgctggaatgCCAGGTGTCCACCCCAGATGCCCCTGTCTGCTGGCTGAAGGATGGCAAGGCTGTGCCCCTGGATGACGTTATGGCAGTGCAGGCAGAAGGCTGCGTGCGGAGGCTGCTGCTCCGCTCAGCGTGTCCCTCAGACACTGGGGTGTACACCTGTGACACCGGGGATGATGCCGTGAGCTTCGTGGTGACCGTGACCG AGATGCCAGTCAGGATCATCAGCTCCAACGAGGAAGCCCCCCACACCTACACGGCCGGACAGTGTGTGGAGCTGTGGTGCCAGCTGTCCCGCCCAGCAGCCCCCGTGCGCTGGTACAAGGATGGAGAGGAGGTGGAGGTGGGCCAGAGcctggtgctggagcaggaggggccACGGTGCAAGCTTGTGCTGCCCTGCGCTCAGACACAAGACACAGGGGAGTTCGTCTGTGATGCTGGTGGGGACTCTGCCTTCTACACCATCACTGTGGCAG AGGAGCCGGTGAGGATTGTCAGCTCCAACGAGGGGGCCTCCCACGCCTACATGGCCGGACAGCGTGTGGAGCTGTGGTGCCAGCTGTCCCGCCCGGCAGCCCCCGTGCACTGGTACAAGGatggggaggaggtggaggcAAGTGAGAGcctggtgctggagcaggaggggctgcagtgccagctggtgctgccctgcacCCGGCCACAGGACACAGGGGAGTTCGTCTGTGATGCTGGTGGGGACTCTGTCTTCTACACAGTCACCGTGGCAG tgctggaggcagagcagctctgggaggtgTTAGCAGGGCGGCCCTTGGTGTTGGAGTGCCAGGTATCCCCTGCAGATGCCCCTGTCCACTGGCTGAAGGACAGGGAGGCTGTGGTCCCCATGCAGGTCCTGGCCATCTGCTCAGAGGGACATTCACAGATGCTGCAcattgctgcagctgcactgcctGACTCAG GGTACCTGTGCCATGCTGGGGACAATGCTGCCAGCTTTGGGCTGACCGTGA cAGAGGTACCAGTGAGGATTGTCAGTTCCAACAAGGAGGCCTCTCACTCCTACATGGTCGGGCAGCGCGTGGAGCTGTGGTGCCAGCTGTCCCGCCCAGTGTCCCCGGTGCGCTGGTACAAGGATGGCAAAGAAGTGGAGGTGGGCGAGAGactggtgctggagcaggaagggctgcagtgccgcctggtgctgccctgtgcccggaTACAAGACACAGGGGAGTTCCTCTGCAATGCCAGCGATGCATCTGTCTCCTACTCCATCTTGGTGGCAG AGCCACCAGTGAGAATCCTGCAGCCTCCACAGCGctcactggagctgctggttcAGGCGCCGGGGTGTGTGGAACTGCGGTGCGAGCTCTCCGTGCCGGATGCTCCGGTGCACTGGTTCAAGGACGGCTTGGAGGTGGACGAGACTGAcaacctgcagctgctggtggaagGGGCCTGGCGCTGCCTCTTCATCCCCACGAGCAGTGCAGAGGATGCAGGCGAGTACATCTGCGAGACCAAGGACGAGGCCGTCTCCTTCGATGTCAAGGTGTCAG AGCCCCCGGTGAggatcctgcagccctgcagacctGTCCCTGTCATGACGGTGTCCCCGGGGGAGACAGTGACACTGTGCTGTGAGCTGTCCCGTGCAGATACACCCGTGTGCTGGGCAAAGGAGGGTGTCAGGCTCGAGGCTGGGGGTGGCCTGGtcctggaggaggagggtgtCCATCGCCGGCTGCTCATCCCCGCTGCCCAAGCTGAGCACTCTGGAAAATACACCTGTGACACCGCCAATGACACAGTGACTTTCACCATCCAAGTGTTGA ATCCACTGATCAGGATCCTGGAGAAGGATGTCCTGCCTACCCACCGGCGTTGCCAGGCCATGGAGGACCTGGTGCTGGAGGTGCAGCTCTCACACACCCACGGGGAGGTGAAGTGGTACAAGGAcggggagaagctgcaggacACGGGGCGTGTGCGGCTGGAGGAGGACGGGGTGCGCCGATCCCTCGTGATCCTGGGTGCTACGGGCAAGGATGCTGGGGAGTATCTCTGTGACACTGGTGATGACAGCATCGTCTTCTTCATCACTGTAGAAG TCCCCAGGGTGGTGGAGATCATCATGGAACTGCAGAACCTGACAGTGCTGGAGGGTGAGGATGCCACCTTCAAGTGTCTGGTATCCCCCGAAGATGTGGCTGTGACATGGCAGCTGAATGGCCAGCCCGTGGTCCCCAGTGAGCGTCTGCTGGTGACAAGGTGTGGACTGTGCCACAGCCTCACTCTCCGGCAGTGCCAGACAGGTGATGCAGGCACTGTGACAGCCAATGCCGAGGGGCTGGTGAGCACAGCTCGGCTGAGTGTGCAAG AGGCACAGGTGCTGTTTGTGCGGAAGCTGCAGGATGTggtggcagaggagcagggggaCGTGTGCCTGGAGGTGGAGGTGAGCCACGAGGCTGCCGAGGTGCAGTGGCTGAAGCAGGGCATCCTCCTTCAGCCGGGCAGCAAGTACCAGCTGCGGGAGTCGGGGTGCCGGCGCACCCTCACCATCTGCTGCCTCGGCCCTGCTGACCGCGGCACCTACCGCTGCGAGAGCCTGCATGACCGCACGCAGGCCAAGCTCCACGTGGAGC CCCGGAAGGTGTCGATCCGGACACCGCTGACAGATGTGGAGACCTTTGAGAAGGAGACAGCCACCTTTCACCTGGAACTGTCTCACCCTGGCGTGACCGGGGTGTGGACACGGGACGGCATCCGGGTCAAGCCCAGTAGTACGTGCCAGATCAGTGCCACAGGCTGCGGGCACAGCCTGACGCTGGAGAGGCTCACACTGGAAGACTCAGGCACCGTCACCTTCACTGCTGACACTCTGCGCTGCAGTGCCCACCTGCGTGTGCGGG AGCCTCCAGTCACCATGGTGAGGGTCCCACGAGACCTGGGGGTCCCAGAGACGGGGGTCGCCAGCTTTGAGTGTGAGCTGTCTCGCCCCAATGCAGAGGTGAAATGGTTCAAG GACGGGCAGGAGCTGCGGCCAGGGCCCAACTGCCGCATCCACTCGGCGGGACGGCGCCGCATCCTGCAGCTGAGCCGCTGCGAGCTGAGCGACGCCGGCAGCTACACCTGCGATGCAGGTGACTGCCAGGCCTCCGCCGTGCTGCACGTACAGG AGCGCCAGGTCCACattgtgcaggagctgcaggacgTCCAGGTCCGGGAAGGTGACAATGCAGTCTTCACCTGCGAGGTGTCACACGGGGATGTGAAGGGCGAGTGGTTTCGGGACGGGGAGAAGATCAAGCTCTCCAGCACACTGAAGATACGGCAAGAAG ggacCCGGCATTTCCTGCTGTTCTGTGGTGTGCGCCCTGAGGACCAGGGACTCATCCGCTTCACAGCCAGGACAGTCACCTCGGAGGCCAGTCTGCAGGTGGAAG cactgccaatcCGGATTGTGAAGCCACTGCGGGACAAGACAGTGCTGGCGAGGCACAAGGCGACACTGGAGTGCACCGTGTCCCACGCCCGGGGCCGCGTGCGCTGGCTCCGTGGGGACACCGAGATCTTTGCTGGTGACAAGTATGAGATCTGCAACCTGGACTGCTACCGCACACTCATCATTCACCACGTGGGCCCCGAGGACGAGGACTCGTACACCTGCGACGCCTTCGACGACCGCTCCACTGCCCGGCTCCTTGTGGAGG GGAGCTAG
- the TMEM198 gene encoding transmembrane protein 198 encodes MPLPGVSRAMTATVQTLRFKLLPHEPGQEWGHSCQQEIERRYQVVPSVVCAMCCLFGIIYCFFGYRCFKAVMFLTGLMFGSIIIFMLCYKERVLDTQLSVEASVGIGLGIGVLCGLVTMLVRSVGLFMVGLLLGLLLAVATLVVMEQFYHPPTVWIPIALLLGVGMLFAVLTLQWQRFFTTLSTAVFGSAIMTVTVDYFIELFLLVQYIYERIKVAPARPVCWYSWVILGIWPLLTTLGVLVQWKVTAEGYSHTEVIISRQQRRVQLMRIKQREDRKEKKKKRRPHHPPPHQHKAHPPEPAYRRKPNPVRRFDGDVLSPSYIQSFRERQTGPSLNSLIASSHAVVDLDYDCSSTVPLTSGSGPAVRV; translated from the exons ATGCCTCTCCCAGGAGTCTCCAGAGCCATGACTGCAACTGTGCAGACACTGCGGTTCAAGCTGCTGCCGCACGAGCCAGGCCAGGAgtgggggcacagctgccagcaggaaatTGAGCGTCGCTACCAGGTGGTGCCCTCAGTGGTGTGCGCCATGTGCTGCCTTTTTGGCATCATCTACTGCTTCTTCG GCTACCGGTGCTTCAAGGCTGTCATGTTCCTGACGGGGCTGATGTTCGGCTCTATCATCATCTTCATGCTGTGCTACAAGGAGCGGGTGCTGGACACACAGCTGAGCGTGGAGGCCTCAGTGGGCATTGGGTTGGGCATTGGGGTCTTGTGTGGGCTGGTCACCATGCTGGTGCGCAGCGTTGGCCTCTTCatggtggggctgctcctggggctgctgctggcggtGGCCACACTGGTGGTGATGGAGCAATTCTACCACCCACCAACGGTGTGGATCCCCATCGCACTGCTCTTGGGGGTGGGCATGCTCTTTGCTGTCCTCACACTGCAGTGGCAGCGCTTCTTCACCACCCTCTCCACCGCCGTCTTCGGCAGTGCCATCATGACCGTCACTGTCGACTACTTCATCGAGCTCTTCCTCCTGGTGCAGTACATCTATGAGCGCATCAAGGTGGCCCCTGCTCGCCCCGTGTGCTGGTACAGCTGGGTCATCCTGGGCATCTGGCCGCTCCTCACCACACTGGGTGtcctggtccagtggaaggtcACAGCTGAGGGCTACTCCCATACAGAAG TGATCATCagccggcagcagcgccgcgtGCAGCTGATGCGCATCAAGCAGCGGGAGGACcgaaaggagaagaagaagaagcgGAGACCCCACCACCCCCCACCCCACCAGCACAAGGCCCACCCCCCCGAGCCTGCTTACCGCCGCAAGCCCAACCCTGTGCGCCGCTTTGATGGGGACGTGCTCTCCCCC AGCTACATCCAGAGTTTCCGAGAGCGGCAGACAGGACCGTCTCTGAACAGCCTCATTGCCAGCTCCCATGCCGTGGTGGACCTGGACTATGActgcagctccactgtgccCCTCACCTCGggctctggccctgctgtgaGGGTATAA
- the INHA gene encoding inhibin alpha chain, whose product MLLLLHLLPAMLPSAALASCTAAGPDRQLVLAKVRARVLEHLSPPLLQEEPQMEARRVHRRDVLESTEVEPEELEDTSQVILFPATDVPCEPTQPDKLLEEEGIFTYLFQPSAHTLSRVVTSAQLWFYTGPSATPNHSTPDVLTLSPQGRVPVPAMVEQTPEHWTVFHLAPVLLPQLWQPLFVLLVRCPGCPCLADGDKMPFLVATTRAKGSERARRSAMPWSPAALSLLQRPSEELAAHTNCRRASLNISFEELGWDKWIVHPSSFVFHYCHGSCAAGHGLSHRLGVQLCCAALPGTMRSLRVRTTSDGGYSFKYETVPNILAQDCTCV is encoded by the exons atgctgctgctgctgcacctgcTGCCTGCCATGCTGCCCAGCGCCGCCCTGGCCAGCTGCACCGCGGCCGGCCCCGACCGGCAGCTCGTCCTGGCCAAGGTGCGGGCCCGGGTGCTGGAACACCTGAGCCCCCCGCTGCTCCAGGAGGAGCCGCAGATGGAAGCCAGGAGGGTGCACCGGAGAGACGTCCTTGAAAGCACCGAAGTGgagccagaggagctggaggacaCCTCCCAGGTGATCTTGTTCCCTGCCACAG ATGTTCCCTGTGAGCCCACACAGCCAGACAAGCTGCTGGAGGAAGAAGGGATTTTTACCTACCTCTTCCAGCCCTCGGCACACACTCTGAGCCGTGTGGTGACTTCTGCCCAGCTCTGGTTTTACACAGGCCCCTCGGCCACCCCCAACCACTCCACCCCTGACGTGCTGACCCTGTCACCTCAGGGCCGGGTGCCGGTGCCGGCCATGGTGGAGCAGACGCCCGAGCACTGGACCGTGTTTCACCTGGCCCcggtgctgctgccccagctctggcagccgCTCTTCGTGCTCCTGGTgcgctgccctggctgcccctgcctggctgatgGGGACAAGATGCCTTTCCTGGTGGCCACCACCCGGGCCAAGGGCAGCGAGAGGGCTCGTCGCTCTGCCATGCCCTGGTCCCCAGCcgccctgagcctgctgcagcGTCCATCCGAGGAGCTTGCTGCCCACACCAACTGCCGCCGGGCTTCCCTCAACATCTCCTtcgaggagctgggctgggacaagtGGATCGTGCATCCCAGCAGCTTTGTGTTCCACTACTGCCACGGGAGCTGCGCCGCAGGCCACGGGCTGAGCCACCGGCTGGGTGTGCAGCTGTGCTGCGCCGCCCTGCCCGGCACCATGCGCTCCCTGCGCGTCCGCACCACCTCCGACGGCGGATACTCCTTCAAGTACGAGACGGTGCCCAACATCCTGGCCCAGGACTGCACCTGTGTCTAG